TTCCCTGTGAGGACGCTTAAAAAAGGGGCTGGTCGAAAAGCGGCCCCTTTATCGTCCTGTTTACCGCTGACATTCAGGAACGCCGGAACTATACTATATGAAAACTGATCCCCCGAGGGGGTATTTATGAAAGGAGTCAATGATGGAAATCAGGTATGCCAAAACCCATGAGTGGGCGGGTAAAGAGGGAGATCTTTATGTCTGCGGTCTCAGTGAATATGCGCAGGATAAGATTGGTGATGTCGTCTTTGTCGAGCTCCCCGAAACCGGGGCAGAAGTAGAACAGAATGCTCCCTTCGGCGTGATTGAATCAGTCAAGGCGGCGAATGATCTCTACTCCCCCTTGAACGGAGAAGTGGCTGAAGTCAATACTGCACTGGAAGATGAACCCGAACTGGTCAATTCATCTCCCCTGGAGGACGGATGGATCTGTAAAATCAGATCGGATGACGAAAGTTTTGCCGCCTTAATGAGTGAAGATGAGTATCAGGTCTATTTGAAAGGTCAGGACGAGTAGCCCTCCTTTTCATATCCCCGGGTATTACACCGCCGGGAAAAATCAACAACTACATGCGGAGCATGTAGTTTGGTAAGCAGCGCCCCTGAAAGGGGCTTACAGTGTTGCCAAAGCCACAAAACATCAAGGAAAATGCCTTGAGGCAAAGCCCAAAACCGATACCACTCCCGTAGGAGGTGGCTTTAACTCTAGTAAAATTGATCGAGGTTGGAAGATGAGTTATATTCCCCATACCGCCGATGACCGGCGGACAATGCTGGAAACCCTGGGGCTGTCCACTGTGAAAGATCTTTTCACGGATATTCCCGAGGCCTATCGTTATCCTGAACTGAAAATTCCCGACGGCCTGTCTGAAATGGATGTGAAGGAGAAGCTGTCTTCTCTGGCCAGGAAGAATCATGCCAGTGAAGAGGGCCTCTGGTTTCTGGGGGGAGGTTTGTACAGGCATTTTATTCCCTCCGTTGTAGATGCCGTTCTCTCCCGGGGGGAGTTCTTCAGCGCCTACACCCCCTATCAGCCCGAGGTTTCCCAGGGAACCCTCCAGGCCGTCTTTGAATTTCAGACCATGGTCGCCGAGCTCTACGGAATGGATGTTGTGAATGCCTCCCATTATGACGGAGCGGCCTCCATGGCTGAGGCAGCCTTGATGGCCCGGCGTTGTAAGCCGGGAAGGAATACCATTTAT
The Oceanispirochaeta sp. genome window above contains:
- the gcvH gene encoding glycine cleavage system protein GcvH; amino-acid sequence: MMEIRYAKTHEWAGKEGDLYVCGLSEYAQDKIGDVVFVELPETGAEVEQNAPFGVIESVKAANDLYSPLNGEVAEVNTALEDEPELVNSSPLEDGWICKIRSDDESFAALMSEDEYQVYLKGQDE